The Actinopolymorpha sp. NPDC004070 genome includes the window GCGAGCGACTGCAGGGAGTCGCGGAAGTCGCAGGCCTGGGTGGTGCAGCCGGGGGTCATCGCGGCGGGGTAGGCGTACACGATCACCTTCTGCCCGCGCAGGCCCGACAGCGTGACCGGCTTGCCGTCGGTGTCGTCGAGGGTGAAGTCGGGCGCGGTGTCGCCGGGGTTGAGTCGGGGAGTGGGTGCCACTGGTCCTCCTGGTCGGCGTACGGATCGACCTGCCGGAGCTAGTTGCAAATAATTCGCATGTAAGAATACGAGGCGCAACTCAGGGGCCGGCAGGTTGCCTCATCATCTCCCAGCCGCGAGGAGGAACCGGTGCACGTGCCCGACGGTTTTCTGGACGCGCCGACGTCGATCGCCACCGGCGCCGTCGCCGCGACCGCGGTGGCGGTCTCCCTGCGGCGCGCGCGGCGCGAGCTGGACGACAAGACCGCGCCGCTCACCGGGCTGGTCGCCGCGTTCGTGTTCGCCGTCCAGATGCTCAACTTCCCGGTCGGCGCCGGCACCAGCGGGCACCTGCTCGGAGGTGCGCTGGCCGCGATACTCGTCGGACCGTGGACGGCGGTTCTGTGCATGACCGTCGTCCTGCTCGTCCAGGGGCTGTTCTTCGCCGACGGCGGCATCACCGCGCTCGGCACCAACATCACGCTGATGGGCGTCGTCACCGTGGTGGTCGGCTGGGCGTTGTTCCGGCTCACGCTGCGGTTCCTGCCGAGGCGACCGGCCTCGGCGGCACCGGCGGCGTTCGTCGCCGCGCTGGTCTCGGTGCCGGTGGCCGCGCTGTGCTTCGTCGGCCTGTACGCCGTGGGGGGCACCGCCGACATCTCGCTCAAGGCCGTCTTCGCCGCCATGGTGGGCTGGCACGTGCTGATCGGGCTCGGTGAGGCGGCCATCACCGCCCTCACGGTCGGCAGCGTCATCGCGGTGCGCCCGGACCTGGTCCACGGCGCCCGCCCGCTGATCGCGGCCCGCGAACTCACCGTGCGAAAACCCCGCCCGCTCGTCACGAAGGGAGACCGGTCGGCATGAGCAGGCCCGAGGACAGGCCCGAGGGCCGGCCAGAGGACCGGGCTCCCGCCGGGGAGACCGGAAGGCGGGGACCCCGCACCCGGGTGATCGTGGTGGTGGGGCTGCTGGTCGTACTCGCCCTCGCGGGTGGGGTCAGCTACTACGCCTCGGCCAGCCCGGACGGGCTGAACAAGGTCGCCGAGGACCACGGCTTCGCCTCCACCGCGAAGGACAGCCCGACGCGGCACTCCCCGTTTGCCGGC containing:
- a CDS encoding PDGLE domain-containing protein, with the translated sequence MSRPEDRPEGRPEDRAPAGETGRRGPRTRVIVVVGLLVVLALAGGVSYYASASPDGLNKVAEDHGFASTAKDSPTRHSPFAGYGVRGITDGRASTAVAGVAGVAIVLALGTGVALAVRRRDRRGDHGGDHDGDHNDDHGAPSATMAAAQDASAAPDRRQ
- a CDS encoding energy-coupling factor ABC transporter permease, whose translation is MHVPDGFLDAPTSIATGAVAATAVAVSLRRARRELDDKTAPLTGLVAAFVFAVQMLNFPVGAGTSGHLLGGALAAILVGPWTAVLCMTVVLLVQGLFFADGGITALGTNITLMGVVTVVVGWALFRLTLRFLPRRPASAAPAAFVAALVSVPVAALCFVGLYAVGGTADISLKAVFAAMVGWHVLIGLGEAAITALTVGSVIAVRPDLVHGARPLIAARELTVRKPRPLVTKGDRSA